From Domibacillus sp. DTU_2020_1001157_1_SI_ALB_TIR_016, a single genomic window includes:
- the yqeH gene encoding ribosome biogenesis GTPase YqeH — protein MNEVITCDGCGVVIQTGDPAALGYAPAAALDKETVVCKRCFRLKHYNEVQDVELTDDDFLKILNTIGETDSLIVKIVDIFDFNGSWLPGLHRFAGKNPVLLIGNKSDLLPKSVKKERVIHWMRHEASQLGLKPIEVLLTSASEGKAIRDAADAIEHYRNGKDVYVVGCTNVGKSTFINRIIQEITGEGDIITTSHFPGTTLDMIEIPLSDGHALVDTPGIINRHQMAHFVDKENLKFLLPKKEIKPKVFQLNEEQTLFFGGLARFDYLSGGRRSFICHLSNEIDIHRTKLEKADALYENHAGELLKPAGHGGAPLDLVRQEWTIKEAKTDIVFSGLGWITVNEPGAKVAAYVPKGAAVTLRKSLI, from the coding sequence ATGAACGAAGTAATTACGTGTGATGGCTGTGGGGTCGTCATTCAAACAGGAGACCCGGCTGCGCTTGGTTACGCACCGGCTGCTGCACTGGACAAAGAAACCGTTGTCTGCAAACGGTGCTTTCGCTTAAAGCATTATAATGAAGTACAGGACGTAGAACTGACCGACGATGACTTTTTAAAAATCTTGAACACAATCGGTGAGACGGATTCATTAATCGTTAAAATCGTGGATATCTTCGATTTTAATGGAAGCTGGCTTCCGGGCTTGCATCGCTTTGCTGGTAAAAACCCCGTCCTGCTTATTGGGAATAAATCGGATTTGCTGCCGAAATCCGTGAAAAAGGAACGGGTTATCCATTGGATGCGCCACGAAGCAAGCCAGCTTGGGTTAAAACCAATTGAGGTGCTTTTAACAAGTGCTTCAGAAGGAAAAGCGATCCGCGATGCGGCGGATGCCATCGAGCATTATCGGAACGGAAAAGATGTATACGTAGTCGGCTGTACAAATGTCGGGAAGTCTACATTTATTAACCGAATCATTCAGGAAATTACAGGAGAAGGAGATATTATTACGACGTCTCATTTCCCGGGTACGACATTGGATATGATTGAAATTCCGCTTTCTGACGGCCATGCGCTTGTAGACACGCCGGGAATTATCAATCGTCATCAAATGGCGCACTTTGTTGATAAAGAAAACTTAAAGTTTTTACTGCCAAAAAAAGAAATTAAACCAAAAGTCTTTCAGTTGAATGAAGAGCAAACACTATTCTTTGGTGGATTAGCCCGCTTTGACTATCTTTCAGGCGGCCGGCGCTCTTTTATATGCCATCTTTCTAATGAAATCGACATTCACCGTACGAAGCTCGAAAAAGCAGATGCTTTGTACGAAAACCATGCCGGGGAGCTACTGAAGCCAGCGGGGCATGGCGGAGCGCCGCTTGACCTTGTTCGTCAGGAATGGACAATTAAAGAAGCGAAAACAGATATTGTTTTCTCGGGGCTCGGCTGGATTACCGTTAACGAGCCAGGTGCAAAAGTAGCAGCTTACGTACCAAAAGGGGCTGCTGTAACACTGCGCAAGTCGTTAATTTAA